From a single Streptomyces sp. 1331.2 genomic region:
- a CDS encoding GNAT family N-acetyltransferase — protein MDQLTGVTIGAIDLAAWAPQALEVQAVAFGLTPEEVAVRLHIVGRHARQPGVIALGAMSGERLVGFGYGMPNQREHWWSTVIEPYLTARGHEDWLDGVFAITELHVLPEFQGQGVGSRIIRTLCERSGLDRSILSAIDAETPARRLYRGLGYQDLARAVRFPATDRLYAVMGARLPLRGAQGA, from the coding sequence GCGCCGCAGGCGCTGGAGGTCCAGGCGGTGGCGTTCGGGCTCACGCCCGAGGAGGTCGCGGTACGGCTGCACATCGTGGGGCGGCACGCCCGGCAGCCGGGGGTGATCGCGCTCGGGGCGATGAGCGGGGAGCGGCTGGTCGGGTTCGGGTACGGGATGCCCAACCAGCGGGAGCACTGGTGGAGCACGGTGATCGAGCCGTACCTGACCGCGCGGGGGCACGAGGACTGGCTGGACGGGGTGTTCGCCATCACCGAGCTGCACGTGTTGCCGGAGTTCCAGGGGCAGGGGGTCGGTTCGCGGATCATCCGGACGCTGTGCGAGCGGTCGGGGCTGGACCGGAGCATCCTCTCGGCGATCGACGCGGAGACGCCGGCGCGGCGGTTGTACCGGGGGTTGGGGTACCAGGACCTGGCGCGGGCGGTGCGGTTTCCGGCGACGGATCGGCTGTATGCGGTGATGGGGGCTCGGTTGCCCTTGCGGGGGGCTCAGGGCGCCTAG